A segment of the Maylandia zebra isolate NMK-2024a linkage group LG2, Mzebra_GT3a, whole genome shotgun sequence genome:
CGAGGTAAAGAGTGAGTCACAGAAATGCGGCTGTACAGTCAAACACCTAAAGAAGCTTAAAATCTGCCTTTTCCTGTTTGTCTTGGCAGAGCAGAAATTTGAAATATGATTCATGGTGGAATCAAACACTGCTTCCAGTTTTCCAGCTGGCAAACACAATGACTAATCTTTCACTACGTTAATACATAAAAGCCATGCTTGCTGCTGCGGCTGCTGTCTCACCACAGCTGCAGAACTTAATCTTCATATTTTGCATAATCGGCATTTGAGAGTTTCTCCAATTCGTTGAGAGCACTTTGTGACTCCCACAGTTTTCTAAAGTCATTCATTCTGATAATCCAAGCTGAGCTTTGCTGCTGCTAGCTTCAGTGATAAACAGTGaactgtgtttctgtgcttgTAACTGATGTGTGTGTTAATATTGGTGAAATGTCCTGAATCTGGTTTTTACTGATCTGAAAAGTGAACAGTCTGTGGGATTAAAGCAGATTCTGTGCTGGTTTGTTTAGAGTAAAGATTCACAGACGGGCatttccttctctctttctAAAACTTCCTTTGTTCCCATTATCCTCATTATCGTCCTCGGTTTTCTGCAGATGCTGGTGAAGCAGAAGGAGGCCAACAGGCAAagcatgctgctgctgcagagtgcTGAGCCCAGCGTTCAGCTACTCAAAGCCCTTGAAGACGTTGCTGCTGTCACCAAAACCCTGGAGGAGGAGCGACTGCAGCATCAGCAGAAGGTAAAATATGAAGCCTCTTCTTCTGCAGCCTTAATTTCACTGCCAAGAAGGCGGAGTTTCTACTGCTGGAGCTGTGTGAATATATCCTGAAACAAGCAAATATGATCATCGTGCATGGTTAAGGATAATAGCAGAGGTGTGATTTTGTTGTGTTTACCTGTGAAATCATGTAGAGCAGTTAAATAATACTCTCAGTCAAAGCGGTGAGTGAGAGCTGTGCCTGTGCTGAAATATTTCCGCTGTGCTGAAAGAGTTTAAATATCtaaattaaaattttatattatttttcttgtgtgtcttgttgTGGTTTCACTTCCGGGCTTTGCATTTTGTCTCTAGTTCCTTTTCTGATCTTCTCCACCCTCATTGGCTCCATCTGTTCTCAGTTCCTTCTGTAGTCCTGCCTCGGTGCTTCCTGGAGATTCTGCTTTTCTGGACATTTTGgaatttttgttttgatttttaaatgagTTAAATCGGTTTAGCACTGAAGCTTGCTCTTTGCTAATACTCTTCTTTGGTTTGCATGTTGATCAGACAGTCCAATATATAccaataaacagaaaatatgcACATAGTCTGAAATGACACAGTCTACAGTACTACATATTTCTTGTAACATATTTCACACCGGTCCCATCATGACCTTGactgaaggaaaaataaatactgaaggaggacatgcagagggttggtgtgacagaggaggatgttgGGATAGGGTGTGATGGAGGAagctgtggcgacccctaaagggagcagctggaagaagaagaaggttgTTAAAGGTtgagttttacagttttttctgaatgcttaaaccctaactgtgattcctgtagcacaatctctaaaactattcagacttatagcaaaaccactcactgagtttgcaaaactaaaagcacaaaaactgctttgcactcagtttgcaattttgtaacacacactttgcaaaactgtaggcacaattcactgcacaacactcaattaccaaatttccaacacactcctagcaaaagcatacacatgtatggctatcattaacactaatttgccaactgtctggcacactttcacatgtgaaaacttctttagataattagttcactttgcaatcagcctaagcactataatacaggtaagctgtgtgtgcggagtacaatggagggagcagaaagagtgagaagaagaggaggccgaggaagaggacgtggaggtgaagaagtaggatgaagaggacgacaaggacaaggaggagcaagaggaagatgaggaggggggagaggaagatgaggaggggggagaggaagggtaggaagagtaagaaatagaattcctgatgacatcagagctacaatagtggaccatgtaatcaaccgtggaatgaccctgagggtagctggccaacgggtccagcctaactcgagccgctacactgtagcaagtaccataaggacatcttgaaatgagaatcggttagtacagtcacttcgcacaaagatttgtagcactgccatatgccaatgagaaacacaccaataccattgatgtaaaaatactgaaattgtactttacagaattgctagatgaccagatgctgggggcagaggaagcatgttcactgcagaccaagtaacccatatagtcattatggtgattgcaaataatcctatacttggaaataaacacttgtgtttgttttgatgtgtttgaataaacaccagtacttgaagtttggatccctctatgcttatggatctatgacagaagtatgagctcaaactgacatagcctaccttgtgcacagagaaagcaaaagccagatgtgttttgtattcataccatcagtgtgcagttggcgcattgtgtgcttagtagatgatggcttgtgtgtactgtttgatacggaaacaccactTTTacaaaggtgtgaagagttaatctagctgtgtttgcttttgcaagagaactacaatgttttgatgattgggtgacaggttttcttatttgtgtgaagagttttgcaaaattagccaatagttacaaaaaatgtgcttaagcaaacagaaaaaactgtaaaacccTCAGTAATCCAAAGCAAGAGTACATGTAGTATAATAACTCAGGTGGTTGGTGACATTCTGCAGGTATCATAGTGTtatggttcaaaatattggggatggagacgagaaaaaaccacaataacaacactggtccggccgggttaagtcaaacgatgattttaatgaacacacgcgtgggagatggacaccgtatgcagacagcctcagatctcaaaatggtggagcattgctcaaactcttatagcctctggttctcccaccttatcataaaagcctaaacattcacatgctttctctcacacagcgcctaagctacgaccttggctccctgtttatctgctcctgctgagatggggcagaaaactccagtatattctgttctcttctaatcagacaaataaggcgatgactctctgcaaacagtatttcttataacatcataaaacaatatcattcatccacaataaatcagcagtctaatgtaatgcaaatcagtttaacgaatgcaatagttatcagcttcttctaattcaggagaatactgcaaactaaaactacataataattcacaatctttaattaggggtataacatggcataaaataatattataatctaacaataGGTGAAGCTGGTCCTTTACTTTTTAGTTATTCCTTGATGAGATGCGGTGGTCATGTGATTTAATGGGTCTGATGGCCTTTCATCCAGTGCTGCATGCTTGGAAAGCCTTCAGTCTGGTAACGGTGCTTCTGTGTAGCTTGTTCTGAATCATGTGCTACGCCTGTGTGTAGGTGCAGAACCTGGAGGAACAGCTGGAGCAGAACCGTGTGAAGACACAGCTAGAGGCTCTGCAGAGGCAGCTGGAGCTGCTGGAGGTGGACAAGAAGGAGGCGGAGGGACGACTGGAGCAGGCACTGAAGAAGAACGAGGAGCTGGAGGAAAAAGGTGGGTGGAGGTGGAGACGCACACACATTAAGAGTGTCCCATAGAGAATATATACAGGAGGTGCACTTCACCAAGTCCTCAGGTGAGCATTAAAATAGaagtttaacattaaaaggagacaggagacacacagcatagcaacagaaaaaaactatctgtgattggctggcaaGAGTCTGCCTAAACAAACTGAGTGTAACACAGTGAAGTAGGTTGTTGCTTTTGTAGGAAGACGTGATGAAGCTAAAGATAGAACAAACACTTCCTCTCAGACCTGTGGGCGCGTCTCTTCTTTCAAAGGACAGAATAATATTTCAGCTGCATGAAAACTGGAGTCCTGTTAAAACTGGGATCAGTGAAGCCTCATGCTGCTACATGTTATTTATGCACCAATACTTTTCCAGCCAATGTGGCATGTGTCAATTGACCCAGTTTTAGTGCTCAGATCAAGCTGCACCAGAATCAGACCGCTTCAACCTTctgttttccatttttgttCCTAATAAAATGGACGTGCTGATGAATATGCAGAGGATTAGCAGGGGTGGACTCAATAACTCTGCACACCCACAGATTCCTCATTTTGTCAGCTGACCTTATGTGTTGATTAAAACTTTAATATCATTGTGAGCCTAGTATAGAACACTGGAGGTGAAGGGAGGCTGTATTTACTGAATTGTGCCCACTGTGATCTTCTGGAATGAAAGTTTTCCACATTATAGATGAAAAAATTTGTTAAAATAAGAAAAGGGAATAACATACAGCAGCAGGCAGGCTGAATGGTAATCTGAGGCACCCATCAGGTCCCACACTCTGACATACAGAGAAAGACCCCACAGCTTTTAAACACAGAAGCAGGTGCCATGAGATGAGGTTCAGATAATTCTTGTATTCAAGTAAAATGTCACAAACTCACTGAAGCTGAATATGAGAGACAATAATACAAATATTAACTGTTTAAGTCTGGTTTAACTCATGTTTTTGTCTGACCTGCTCCCTGACTGGCTTTTATATTCATCCTCCATCTTTCCTTTGGACCGGGCAgcttgtctgtgtctgtgtagaGAAGCAGGTGGATGCTGCTGAAAGAGACGGACAGTCTGTGGGTGAGAGTCCTGCCTGCTGAGAGGATCCTGGGAGTTAATCAGCTCATTCCTGCTCTTTATGATATCACTGTTCAAGCTCACAGCAGGTCAACACGGCTGTGAGTCCACCGAGGGTTAGGTTAACTGCTCGGTCCCTAATGCAGTTAGCAAAGTAATCAATAATTTCTATGTTAGCTTTGAGTCTCTTTCAAGCACTTTTTCCTGAATCTTCTACAGACGAGGAGCAAGTAAACGAACTGCAGCAGACTGATTAATGAGAAATAATCTACATTTATAATTCACATTAAGCAAAactaagtaaaaataaaatatccatGGTACAGTCAATGTTTTACGGTTTTTAGTGATTTTCTATTGTAGTATAATGtgaggaggaaacagctgacCCGACGGCTGATTAAATAAGAGGGTTACAGGTCTCGGTGCTTCGTGGCTCCTGTGTTTATTCCTCTGCTGATGCAGAAAGAAACAGGATGACTCCAGCCTCACAACACTGTCTGATACTCGTAAATGGGTCACATGATGTCAGGGCTAAAACCAGCAACCAATGACAACGGTTAAAAACATGACCAGATCCTGCTCTCTGAGTTTAGGAAGGAGCTTCAATGAAAGAAAATCATCATTCCAGCAGCTGAGAGGATTTTTAACCGCTCACGTTTTCTCCTCTCCAGTTCACGAGCTCCAGGAGGCCCAGAAAAAAATCGCCATGACaaccagcacagaccctcctcctcctgcacctGGGGTCGCGCCGCCTCCCGCCCCTCCTCCACAGCCACCgccaccccctcctcctccccctccccctccacctCCGCCTCCGCCCTCCAGATGTAACCCCCTCAGGTGAGAGACCAGCGTTTGTCTCGGCCAATCAGAAAGTCTGGCTGCCAGTGAGGGCAaacacatgaataaataaataaatattaagagAAGGACTTAAAATCACGTATTTATTTTCCCGTATCTGATACTGAGAGTAACAACAATCTGATAAAAAGCTGATATGGATTTTCTTTCATATGTGAGATAAACATGTCGCTGAAGCTGTAATAGGAAGTAAATTTGACTATTTGCACATAAGTCTGACCtcgtgatttttcttttgtttcttggtTTTTCATTTTGAATCATTTTGCCTGTTTCTCAGCTCTCTGATAGCCATCATGAGGAAATCTTCCAAAGGTTCCAAAGCCTCCGTGAAGGCTGAGCAGCCTCCTGGTGGGTTTCACCACACTGTTTTATATTCATGTATTGATAGACAgaatgttattgttattatttatcatGATTGTTATGGTCAGCAGCGTGTTCTCAGCCAAAGCCAGCCTCAGAAATAAATGATAACGCTACGTTAATCCAGTAGGTGTAATTTGGGTTTGTCTCCCTCTGGCTGTCCAGCTGCTGCTGAAGGTGTGGATGACGTGAAAGTGAAGGCAGTGAACGAGATGATGGAGCGGATCAAACATGGCGTCGTCCTGCGGCCCGTCAAGAGTCAGGACACCAAGGTGAGACGGAGCACTGCACGCTGAGAGGCGTAACCCTAACCCTTTTTTTTCACAgctaaatttgaaaaacaaggACACGACTGGAGTTACGAGTGCAGATGTGAACTCCAGTTTAAACCAGTAAATGTGCTGAGCTGCATTTCCAGCATGACGAGGCACAGACATGCGTCACCTGTCAGGAATAACAGgcgtttgtgtgtctttgcGGTCGACCTGCCTCCGTTTCTGTCActtgttttcttctctttgttgttgttttgtgtccTTTGTGTGTCTCTTCTTTAGTCTTATATGAAGCCAACGACGAAGCTTGGGTCATTGTTGTTGGGGCTTTTGTCTCTGTGGGTATTTTTAGAAACACTGACACCCCTCCATTGATTCCCAAATATATAAATGGATGTAGAAACACCTGAGCTTGATCTATCAGCTGGTAAAGGCTGTGAGGTGAAGTCTCTGACAGGAACCACATATAATCTGATCgttcattttttttatcatttcctgcTCACTTTaatatgtaaagaaaaaagatcaCAGTATTTACTATAGTGTATTTTAATGCTCCAGAATGTGAGTGAAGCATACACTCTATAAGAAGACGCATTTGCTCATCACCATTTTAAACTAATTGTCAAACGGGTTCTTTTGTTGTCAGCTTCCATTGATTTGTTTTACCTTCAACAAGAGTAAGAGATTAAATGTCACAAATATGAGCTGTAAAAAATCAATCTGTACTTCCTGATTCATCCTTCCTGTTTTATCTCAGCTCGTTGTTCATGTGAAAATGAATCCGGGTGTCTGTTAATACTTTCAGGGCTGTTTTTTCTCGTGCAGTCTGAAAGCACTCTGCCTGATTACTGTCCTCTCTTTCCTCTccatgtttcttcttctttgtgctGCTGCAGAGGATAGCAGTAAAAGTGAGTCAAGTCACAGTTGCTCTCTGGGCTttccagagacacacacacacacacacacacacacacacacacacacacacactgcaggtcCTCTTCCAGTCACTAAAACATGTCACTTTAACGTCCATTGTTAAGCACTTCATGGCCCGGACACCATGTGCCTGCTCAGTTACTAGAAGCTTCTTCCCCTTTTCCATGATTCTCTGCTAGTGAGGCTGCACAGATCTGTCGGTGGAACATGAAGGTCATGAAGGTCAAgtgtgatgtttctgtttttgctccAGCAGCCTCCAACCTGTGAGGAGAAACAGCAGGAGAGCGCCATGGAGGAACTGAAAGGCATCCTGGTAAAACGGGCTTATGTTGGCTTTACTGCAGCGTGTTAAATGTTGTTAAATGTGAAAAGAGAATATTCAGACAAACTGCATGGATCTTCCTGTGTACACTGGAGATGTCAAGAGGAGAAATAAGTGCATTGCCCCCTGGTGGGCGGTGCGCATCGTAAGCTCTGACCCCACGAATACGCCAGGCTTAAGATGGTGCTTGTTTCCATCAGACCTGCTGCAGGGTGTTTGAGGATTGATCTGGACGTGGTTTTCTGCGAACAGTGCCGGGTTTCTGTTTCGCTGAACCAAGTTGCTCAGAGCAGACAAAGAGCAGAGGAGGCCAGACACGGAAACAACGCAAAACATCAGATTAACTGTGAAAATACGAGAAACTGCATGAAGGATAATTCAAAACTCCCCCAGAGACAGACCTCGTGTCATTCAATACATTCAGCCCTCCCACTCGAGTGGGAGGGACACTAAACAGCCCACCAAGGAGGTTGTAGCTCTGAGCAGTTGTGTGATCCACTCTGACTCAATGTCTCAGCCTCGTGTTTCCAGCACACCCTCACGACACGTTTGGGTGCGTCGAGACTGGAGCATCTTCCCCCACCACCTGATCGTGCCGGGTGCACTTATGAACACTCTGGTGCTCAAACAAAGTTTTTGTTAAAGGCAACCTGTGACTAGCACAGAGGTCTCAGGTTCAGCTGACTGACACTGTAACAATgtctaaatgtagtatttatgttTTCTGGATCTGACAGTTAGGATTGTGCAGTAGGATCAGTTGTAGCATCGCTGGTTGGAAACAATTTGTTTTCAGATTAAAAAACTATACTTCCTGCAGTAATGTGTGTACTCCTCCAGGAGACGGTGAAGAGGAGCCCCAGCCGAGGCTCGCAGGAGTCGGGACCGTCACCTCCCGGAAAGAAGGACAGCGAGCTGGAGGTCATCCTGAGACGCCGACGCAACAAGGCGGGCGAGGCCGGCTCAGGAGGTAGCAACCTGTCACCAAGCAGCTCATCAGTGTTGCGTCAGCAGCTATTTTCATTAATTATATACAATAAAACATTTAGTCTTTAGAAATATTGAAAATCATTATCAAAAGTGCCAACAAGGACCTCAAAGAGCCGCCATAGTGTTGGTCAGGATACTGTCACTAAAAGTTCTactattgttgttttttactgaaGTAAAAGTATTTAAGTATAATCAGGATAATATGAATATAAGATCTTAATAAAAGCTTAATGAACAAAAGTCGTTCCAAACTGCTGTGTCAGTTtgtgtccagcagagggcgcacTGCGCACACAGGACAAACACTTCTGCTCTGCTTTCCTCGCATTGATTGACCCGTTTGGCAAAAAGAGCCACAACCTTCTGATTTTAAGTGTGCAGAGTATTTGAGCTGGATAAATATTCATCTACAAAACTTCtaatttcaaaaaaaaaaaaaacaatgacacaAAGAAGAGCGAGCAGTAAGCAGTAGGATGTAGTTTGAGTAGGAGAAAAAGTTCAAGGAAGAtaaaaacagtgttaaaaagcaaataaaaataaaataaagatgaataGAAATTCAATACATGCAGTCAGAGAATATAAAGCCACAGATGAAACTAACATCTACCCTCTATTATCAGACATCTGACATTCTTTCTTCTAAATAAAAGTTCTGTACCATTTTTTTAAGACAGACTCATGTAAAAACCtgctttttggtttttgtctgtctctttgATAACCAGATGAGGGCCGTATGAGCCACGTCTCATCTTCTGACAGCCTGAATGGAAGGCGAACCAGCAGCGACTCCGGCAAAGATCCAGAAGGGCCCGGCGGGCTGAGTGCCCCGTCTGACCCAGCAGGGCCCAGGCTTAGCCCAGAGAGACGGGGGTCGGGCTCGGGGCCAGTCGTAGCCCGAAGGAAGAGCTCGGACACGGGCAAGGAGAGGAGGTCCTGCAGCTCTCTATCTGAGAAAGAAACAGCCGAGTCTCCAGTCAGCAACGGCTGCATAAACAGGTGGAGCGACACTCATCACAAGCATGCCCTCCATCCCGTCCTAATACTTTCTGACCCGGGTGGAGACGCCATCAGTATCCCTGGAAGTTCATGTATCTAATCTAAAAACCTTTGCATgtgtaaaacaaacacagaaaagaatATTTGAAGTCATGCAGTCAAGAAGGAGGCTATGTAGTTAGCTGCAGTTTTAGAGTCCAGGTTCCAGCACAAGGTTGATGCTGACCTGGTCTCCACAGATTACAGTGATCGCTGCGTCTCGGCTGTTCTCGGTCTCTTACATGTTGCTTGCTGTCTCTGCTCCACAGTGTCAAGGAGGATCAAATCAAGTCAAACGGAGTCGACCATGCAGTGCCCGGTGATGATGCAGACGCCGCCCTCTGCGACAGCTCAATCAACGGCAGCGCAGACGCAGAGTGCTAGGATGGACTCTGAGTATCTTCGGTTTGTGCGTTTATTGACAAAAGAGTGATGAGATCAGATGATTTGCAGAGTGTTTGCCTTTTGTTTACTGTGTCAGATCAAAAATGGAAACGTTGACTTTGTTGTACTtttgtatttatgttttttttggatTTACACTAACCGACTAACAACTCGCTCGGATGAAGATGCACAGGTAACAGAGCAGTAAGAGCTAATGCACTGGTGACTTTATGAAAAAAGCAGGGCTCAGATAAGGGGAGGTGATCAGCCATTGTAGAAACTCCAGCTGCACAAAGACCGACTGTATCTGCTGCTCCATACGTACCACATGAGGCTAACGTGCTCACATTCAATAAAACTGACACTCGGATTTTTGTAGCTACTTCTAAAAACACCAAAAAGTCTCAAAGGAGCCAAAAGAACAGCGTTAGTGCACTGTTGGCTTTTCTACAACGGCTTTTATCGGCCGCTCGCTTCTCTGATGATTTTTGACAATAAACCTGTGGATCCAGGAGGAAGGATGGGctgcactgtacaagggaagcTGCACTATTTTTGCACAGATACTCAGTTTTCTTCAGACACTTTGACTTGTATAAAGACTGCAAAGCTTTAGGTTGATTTAGTTCTATTTGATGCACAAAGATTCTGCTCAGCGTCACTTTGTGTCATCAGCAGGAATGCGCTGTACTGTTATAGAGCCCAATTCTCTGGCTTCTCCTGCCTTGCCTCCACGTCCTGTAATTTTTCTCCTGGTTAAGTTAGACCTGTGCTGCAGCTGGCATCCTCGGCGGCGCGAGCATAACtggtttttctctgtttatAACCTGCAGTTGCAAATAGTGGAGAAAcgctcttcttctgctgctttcaaaCAAACGAAACACTTTGTCATGGGTTGCTTTTGAGATGTGCACCACAGATTCTGCTGTGTTCTCCGGCAAACCAAGCAATACCAAATGTACCAACAGACAGATGATTGCAGTTTTAAAAGCGTGTTTTTTGGTAATGTGGGGATGTTAAAATCGAAGCTTCTTTTCAGACATGTTGTAGTCAATGATGAAAGCATTGGATGTTTCAGAAAGTTCCAGATGAAGTAAATGAacagtttagttttgttgtgCTGCTTTCAGCTTCCTGCAGCTGCCTGCAGCTCCACCTGTCAAGGCGTTTACCTGAGTATGAGCTCGGGCTGATGAAAACACCGGGTTGTCATTTTTATAGacagggtttaaaaaaaacaaacgcttCCTGCCTTCTCACACCTTTCAGTCCAGGTGTGTCGTCATAAGTCATGCAAGGTGAGAAGGGGGGAAACACAGAAGTGACATGTGACTGATATTTCAGGTTTAGAGGAACACGACACAAGCTTTTTAAAGATACATGTCACAGAAATGTTCTCAGGGTCCATGGGTCAGACCTTCATCAAACCTACTTTAGGGGCCTCAGTGAGAAAACGATGAGGAAAAATGAGCTAAGAATAGAAGTGCTTTGGAGGAATTAGGGTGCTTGTGTACTTTTTCTACCTCTCCATACACCTGCATCTAAACCTCAACATCCTGAGTTATAGTCTGTGGCGTGAAAACTCATGAGATTGTGTCATAGTCCACCAGAGATGAAATGTCTTCCTCCACTGAATCAGCACTGAGTCCAGAGACCTGTGTGCACGTGTCCTGAAACACCGCCCTTGTTCCTCACCAGAACAGttgacttttattttgtaggGCTTGCTGTCTTTACATCGCTTTCCTGGCACGTGCCCgcaacattaa
Coding sequences within it:
- the shtn3 gene encoding shootin-1 isoform X5, whose amino-acid sequence is MLPCSPSAQMEGCEEEEEEKDAHMQTEQCNRLTEERDEAERQLKHIKRVSQMVIEEVSVLQTQLEIEKSCRENAEALATKLNCENRKLKYPSLTSRPCLDELLPSISDCIALEADADAADTGDCSPDVFTQYHQQVKELRETVNSLLEEKKNFVCQIHDQQQRIEELITQSEKDQTEMKQLRETVEQQSKTIKRFNRVSMMAAQEYEGMKEQLDLEQSLRVKAETYAHEMLVKQKEANRQSMLLLQSAEPSVQLLKALEDVAAVTKTLEEERLQHQQKVQNLEEQLEQNRVKTQLEALQRQLELLEVDKKEAEGRLEQALKKNEELEEKVHELQEAQKKIAMTTSTDPPPPAPGVAPPPAPPPQPPPPPPPPPPPPPPPPPSRCNPLSSLIAIMRKSSKGSKASVKAEQPPAAAEGVDDVKVKAVNEMMERIKHGVVLRPVKSQDTKRIAVKPPTCEEKQQESAMEELKGILTVKRSPSRGSQESGPSPPGKKDSELEVILRRRRNKAGEAGSGDEGRMSHVSSSDSLNGRRTSSDSGKDPEGPGGLSAPSDPAGPRLSPERRGSGSGPVVARRKSSDTGKERRSCSSLSEKETAESPVSNGCINSVKEDQIKSNGVDHAVPGDDADAALCDSSINGSADAEC
- the shtn3 gene encoding shootin-1 isoform X8, which gives rise to MLPCSPSAQMEGCEEEEEEKDAHMQTEQCNRLTEERDEAERQLKHIKRVSQMVIEEVSVLQTQLEIEKSCRENAEALATKLNCENRKLKYPSLTSRPCLDELLPSISDCIALEADADAADTGDCSPDVFTQYHQQVKELRETVNSLLEEKKNFVCQIHDQQQRIEELITQSEKDQTEMKQLRETVEQQSKTIKRFNRVSMMAAQEYEGMKEQLDLEQSLRVKAETYAHEMLVKQKEANRQSMLLLQSAEPSVQLLKALEDVAAVTKTLEEERLQHQQKVQNLEEQLEQNRVKTQLEALQRQLELLEVDKKEAEGRLEQALKKNEELEEKVHELQEAQKKIAMTTSTDPPPPAPGVAPPPAPPPQPPPPPPPPPPPPPPPPPSRCNPLSSLIAIMRKSSKGSKASVKAEQPPAAAEGVDDVKVKAVNEMMERIKHGVVLRPVKSQDTKQPPTCEEKQQESAMEELKGILTVKRSPSRGSQESGPSPPGKKDSELEVILRRRRNKAGEAGSGDEGRMSHVSSSDSLNGRRTSSDSGKDPEGPGGLSAPSDPAGPRLSPERRGSGSGPVVARRKSSDTGKERRSCSSLSEKETAESPVSNGCINSVKEDQIKSNGVDHAVPGDDADAALCDSSINGSADAEC
- the shtn3 gene encoding shootin-1 isoform X9; amino-acid sequence: MLPCSPSAQMEGCEEEEEEKDAHMQTEQCNRLTEERDEAERQLKHIKRVSQMVIEEVSVLQTQLEIEKSCRENAEALATKLNCENRKLKYPSLTSRPCLDELLPSISDCIALEADADAADTGDCSPDVFTQYHQQVKELRETVNSLLEEKKNFVCQIHDQQQRIEELITQSEKDQTEMKQLRETVEQQSKTIKRFNRVSMMAAQEYEGMKEQLDLEQSLRVKAETYAHEMLVKQKEANRQSMLLLQSAEPSVQLLKALEDVAAVTKTLEEERLQHQQKVQNLEEQLEQNRVKTQLEALQRQLELLEVDKKEAEGRLEQALKKNEELEEKVHELQEAQKKIAMTTSTDPPPPAPGVAPPPAPPPQPPPPPPPPPPPPPPPPPSRCNPLSSLIAIMRKSSKGSKASVKAEQPPAAAEGVDDVKVKAVNEMMERIKHGVVLRPVKSQDTKPPTCEEKQQESAMEELKGILTVKRSPSRGSQESGPSPPGKKDSELEVILRRRRNKAGEAGSGDEGRMSHVSSSDSLNGRRTSSDSGKDPEGPGGLSAPSDPAGPRLSPERRGSGSGPVVARRKSSDTGKERRSCSSLSEKETAESPVSNGCINSVKEDQIKSNGVDHAVPGDDADAALCDSSINGSADAEC
- the shtn3 gene encoding shootin-1 isoform X2; translation: MLPCSPSAQMEGCEEEEEEKDAHMQTECNRLTEERDEAERQLKHIKRVSQMVIEEVSVLQTQLEIEKSCRENAEALATKLNCENRKLKYPSLTSRPCLDELLPSISDCIALEADADAADTGDCSPDVFTQYHQQVKELRETVNSLLEEKKNFVCQIHDQQQRIEELITQSEKDQTEMKQLRETVEQQSKTIKRFNRVSMMAAQEYEGMKEQLDLEQSLRVKAETYAHEMLVKQKEANRQSMLLLQSAEPSVQLLKALEDVAAVTKTLEEERLQHQQKVQNLEEQLEQNRVKTQLEALQRQLELLEVDKKEAEGRLEQALKKNEELEEKVHELQEAQKKIAMTTSTDPPPPAPGVAPPPAPPPQPPPPPPPPPPPPPPPPPSRCNPLSSLIAIMRKSSKGSKASVKAEQPPAAAEGVDDVKVKAVNEMMERIKHGVVLRPVKSQDTKRIAVKQPPTCEEKQQESAMEELKGILETVKRSPSRGSQESGPSPPGKKDSELEVILRRRRNKAGEAGSGDEGRMSHVSSSDSLNGRRTSSDSGKDPEGPGGLSAPSDPAGPRLSPERRGSGSGPVVARRKSSDTGKERRSCSSLSEKETAESPVSNGCINSVKEDQIKSNGVDHAVPGDDADAALCDSSINGSADAEC
- the shtn3 gene encoding shootin-1 isoform X12, which produces MPSMIIHRVSQMVIEEVSVLQTQLEIEKSCRENAEALATKLNCENRKLKYPSLTSRPCLDELLPSISDCIALEADADAADTGDCSPDVFTQYHQQVKELRETVNSLLEEKKNFVCQIHDQQQRIEELITQSEKDQTEMKQLRETVEQQSKTIKRFNRVSMMAAQEYEGMKEQLDLEQSLRVKAETYAHEMLVKQKEANRQSMLLLQSAEPSVQLLKALEDVAAVTKTLEEERLQHQQKVQNLEEQLEQNRVKTQLEALQRQLELLEVDKKEAEGRLEQALKKNEELEEKVHELQEAQKKIAMTTSTDPPPPAPGVAPPPAPPPQPPPPPPPPPPPPPPPPPSRCNPLSSLIAIMRKSSKGSKASVKAEQPPAAAEGVDDVKVKAVNEMMERIKHGVVLRPVKSQDTKRIAVKQPPTCEEKQQESAMEELKGILETVKRSPSRGSQESGPSPPGKKDSELEVILRRRRNKAGEAGSGDEGRMSHVSSSDSLNGRRTSSDSGKDPEGPGGLSAPSDPAGPRLSPERRGSGSGPVVARRKSSDTGKERRSCSSLSEKETAESPVSNGCINSVKEDQIKSNGVDHAVPGDDADAALCDSSINGSADAEC